GGTCGGCAAGCGTCCGACGGTCGGCGGCGTTGAGGCGGCCGAGGACGAGTGCGGGCACGACCTCGTCCCACGTGGGGCTGGCCGGCGCGACGGCGGTGACGTCGGCGTCCCAGCAGAGGATGCTGGCACCCGTCTCTGGCGAGCGCACCGTCACGGTGGCCGACGTCGCGTCGGCGAGCCCGGTCAGCGGCTGCTCGCCGGGCCCGCACACGACGTACGCCGCCTCGCCGGTCCAGTGCAGCCAGGCCGGCGCCGGCCGGGGACCGCCGGCCGGGGCGATCCAGACCACGTCGGCCTTCTTCATCGCCTCGGCGATCGGCGGCGGTGTCGCGGACACCCCGGCAGCCTCCCACGGCCCGCCAGGGCATGGGAGTCCGCGCGGTCCGGCTGCCCGCCGGGTCCGGTCGACTGGAACGATCGGTCCCGTGCCGGATCGCGGTGGAGTCGAGGTGACCGGGGCGCCGGCCACGTTCGCCCGCCCGCCGGCGGCCGACATCGGACTGTTGGCGGTCGCCGTCGTCGCCGTCTCCACCTCCGGCCCGCTCGTCGTCGCCACCGCCGCACCGGCGCTGGCGATCGCCTTCTGGCGCAACGCGATGGGCAGCGCGGTCATCCTTCCCTGGGCGCTGCTGCGCCGGTGGCGGGAGCTGCGCACGCTGGATCGGCGTAGCTGGCGGCTGTCGACGACCGCTGGCGTGCTGCTGGCGGTCCATTTCGGCACCTGGATACCGAGCCTGGCCCTGACGTCGGTCGCCTCGTCGACGGCCCTGGTCGCCACCCAACCGGTGTGGGCGGCCGCCTTCGCCCGCGCCGCCGGGCGCACGGTGCCGCGCACGGTGTGGGTCGGCATCGGGCTGGCGGTGCTCGGGACCGCGCTGCTGGCCGGGGTCGACGTACACCTGTCCGGCAAGGCGCTGGTCGGTGATCTGCTCGCCCTGGTCGGCGGCGCCTTCGGGGCCGGCTACGTCACCATCGGCGCCAAGGTGCGGTCCGGTGTGAGCACCGCGTCGTACACCGCGATCTGCTACCCGGTCTGTGCGGTGCTGCTGCTCGTCGTCAACCTGGCCGCGGGCACGCAACTGGTCGGCTACAGCGGGGAGACCTGGCTGAAGCTCGTGGCGCTCACGGTCGCCGCCCAACTGCTCGGGCACTCGCTGGTCAACGTCGTACTGCGGACCACCAGCGCCACCGTCGTGAGCCTGGCGATCCTCGTTGAGGTGCCGGGCGCGTCGCTCATCGCCGCGCTGTGGTTGCACCAGGTGCCCCCGGCGACGGCGATCCCCGGGCTGGCGCTGCTGGTCGCGGGCGCCGCCGTCGTGATCCGCGCCGGCTCCCGTCTCGTCCGCGGCGACCCCACGATGTGAGCCCCGCCGCGGGGAACGGTCAGGGGAGGAGTTCGTACGCCGGGAGGGTGAGGAACTCCGCGAAGTCGTCGGCGAGCGCGACCTGGTTGAAGATCTCCTGCGCCTGCGCGGCACGTTCGCCGGGGTAGGCGTCGCCGAGGGTTCGGCGCAGCCGGTCCAGTTCCTCCTGCTCGATGCGGTACACGAGTTCGGCGGTGACCGTCTCGCCGTTGGTCAGCGTGGCGCGGTTGTGCACCCACTGCCAGATCTGCGCGCGGGCGATCTCCGCGGTCGCCGCGTCCTCCATCAGGTTGTAGATCCCGACCGCGCCGTTGCCGCCCAGCCACGCGGTCAGATACTGCAGCGCGACGCTGATGTCGTTGCGCAGCCCGTCCTCCGTGATCTCGCCCGGCGTTTCGTCGACGGCGAGGAGTCGGGCCGCGGTCACTCCGGCGTCGTCGGGGATCCGGTCGAGTTGGTTGGGCCGCCCGTGCAGCACGGCGTCGAAGACCTCGCGGCAGACCGGCACCAGGTCGGGGTGGGCCACCCACGAGCCGTCGAAACCGTCGCCGGCCTCCCGTTCCTTGTCGGCGCGCACCTTGGCGAGAGCCACCTCGTTGGCCGCGGCGTCCTTGCGGCTCGGGATGAACGCCGCCATGCCGCCGATCGCGTGCGCGCCGTGCGCGTGACACGTCCGCACGAGCAGTGACGTGTACGCGCGCATGAAGGGCACGGTCATCGTCACCGAGTTGCGGTCCGGCAGCATCATGGCGCCGCCGGATTCGCGGAACTCCTTGATGATGCTGAAGGTGTAGTCCCACCGACCGGCGTTGAGGCCGCTGGAGTGCTCGCGGAGCTCGTGCAGGATCTCGGCCATCTCGAACGCCGCCGGGATCGTCTCGACGAGCACGGTCGCCCGGATGGTGCCGCGGGGGATGCCCAGCCGTTCCTGTGCGACGCAGAAGACGTCGTTCCAGAGTCGCGCCTCCAGATGACTCTGCAGCTTCGGCAGATAGAAGTACGGC
The nucleotide sequence above comes from Mycobacteriales bacterium. Encoded proteins:
- the aceB gene encoding malate synthase A, giving the protein MAGVEVTAPVEPHADILTADALDFVAALHREFDPRRRELLDARRKRHVDIASGRGLDFLAETADVRSGDWRIAPPAPGLVDRRVEITGPTERKMLVNALNSGADVFMADFEDSNSPTWANMAGGQANLVAAIDRRIDFTSPDGKDYRLADETATLVVRPRGWHLDERHVVIDGERAAASLVDFGLYFFHCARRLIDRGAGPYFYLPKLQSHLEARLWNDVFCVAQERLGIPRGTIRATVLVETIPAAFEMAEILHELREHSSGLNAGRWDYTFSIIKEFRESGGAMMLPDRNSVTMTVPFMRAYTSLLVRTCHAHGAHAIGGMAAFIPSRKDAAANEVALAKVRADKEREAGDGFDGSWVAHPDLVPVCREVFDAVLHGRPNQLDRIPDDAGVTAARLLAVDETPGEITEDGLRNDISVALQYLTAWLGGNGAVGIYNLMEDAATAEIARAQIWQWVHNRATLTNGETVTAELVYRIEQEELDRLRRTLGDAYPGERAAQAQEIFNQVALADDFAEFLTLPAYELLP
- a CDS encoding DMT family transporter, with the protein product MTGAPATFARPPAADIGLLAVAVVAVSTSGPLVVATAAPALAIAFWRNAMGSAVILPWALLRRWRELRTLDRRSWRLSTTAGVLLAVHFGTWIPSLALTSVASSTALVATQPVWAAAFARAAGRTVPRTVWVGIGLAVLGTALLAGVDVHLSGKALVGDLLALVGGAFGAGYVTIGAKVRSGVSTASYTAICYPVCAVLLLVVNLAAGTQLVGYSGETWLKLVALTVAAQLLGHSLVNVVLRTTSATVVSLAILVEVPGASLIAALWLHQVPPATAIPGLALLVAGAAVVIRAGSRLVRGDPTM